The Octopus sinensis unplaced genomic scaffold, ASM634580v1 Contig12494, whole genome shotgun sequence genome has a segment encoding these proteins:
- the LOC115229364 gene encoding sodium/potassium/calcium exchanger 2-like yields the protein MKEDLLYSVKRSVLKRIIFALTCVLLIAIFVLITSKLPCSSPLETPLNRRVLLATATNSCTDVVSGEYPNDLFDLCQRRQGAVVLHIVGVLYMFVALAIVCDSFFVPSLEVIIEKLGISEDVAGATFMAAGGSAPELFTSIIGVFLAKSNVGIGTIIGSAVFNILFVISICALCSLTVLSLTWWPLLRDTSFYIISLVMLIVYFTDNLIYWWEALTLLCWYLVYVLFMKYNSQIEFFFKTKILKQPQDIHQNPPLEIRVLLLI from the coding sequence ATGAAAGAAGACTTACTTTACTCAGTCAAGCGGTCAGTCctcaaaagaattatttttgctTTGACTTGTGTTCTGCTTATTGCCATATTCGTCTTAATTACCTCAAAACTCCCTTGCTCCTCTCCGCTAGAAACTCCCCTCAACAGAAGAGTGTTACTGGCAACCGCCACTAACTCGTGCACCGACGTTGTATCGGGGGAATATCCAAACGATTTGTTTGACCTTTGTCAAAGGAGACAAGGTGCTGTAGTACTACACATTGTGGGAGTCTTGTACATGTTCGTGGCTCTCGCAATTGTGTGCGACTCATTTTTTGTGCCTTCCCTCGAAGTAATCATCGAAAAGCTGGGAATAAGCGAGGATGTCGCTGGAGCCACATTCATGGCCGCAGGTGGAAGTGCTCCCGAACTCTTTACTTCAATCATTGGAGTATTCTTGGCAAAAAGCAACGTGGGAATCGGGACCATCATTGGGTCGGCAGTATTCAACATTTTGTTTGTAATCAGCATTTGTGCTTTGTGCAGTCTGACTGTCCTGTCGCTGACTTGGTGGCCGCTATTGAGGGATACCAGTTTCTACATAATCTCCCTGGTCATGCTCATTGTTTATTTCACGGACAATCTCATTTACTGGTGGGAGGCCCTCACTCTTTTGTGCTGGTATTTGGTCTACGTGCTTTTTATGAAGTACAACTcacaaattgaattttttttcaaaacaaaaatcctaaaacaaccaCAGGACATCCACCAAAATCCACCTCTCGAAATACGAGTACTGTTACTTATCTAA